A window from Gossypium raimondii isolate GPD5lz chromosome 7, ASM2569854v1, whole genome shotgun sequence encodes these proteins:
- the LOC105792202 gene encoding uncharacterized protein LOC105792202: MDSSVEWLLFLVVFLSISISSSSAHRIGIPRGAAVLKKHHLPSKRAFSGDLHTYFYTQTLDHFNYKPESYATFQQRYVINYKYWGGGAVTAPIFVCLGAEQALETDLQTIGFLDDNAARFNALIVYIEHRYYGESLPFGSREEAFRNAYRMGYLNSAQALADYAEIMADIKNNLQASHSPVIVIGASYGGMLASWFRLKYPHLALGALASSAPVLYFDNITPSDAFYSIITKSFRETSESCYQTIRRSWSVIDSYASQPWGLSVLSSKFRTCYPLNSASELKKELESIYVVASQFNQPAYLVNRVCAAIDETQTDDILFKIFAAVVAFNGNNRCYINPPTPESQTVTGWKWQTCSEMVIPIGVGENTMFQPNPFDLNTFINDCIGTYGVAPRPHWITSYYGGNDFNFILQKFGSNIIFSNGLRDPFSAGGVLEHISKSIRAVTTTYGSHCLDLFPKSDNDPEWLTKQRNIELRIIKGWLVTYYADLKAFQKG, from the exons ATGGATTCTTCAGTTGAATGGCTCCTGTTCCTCgttgtttttctttcaatttcaataagtAGCAGCAGTGCTCACCGGATTGGTATTCCGAGGGGAGCAGCCGTCTTGAAGAAGCATCATCTTCCGTCGAAGAGAGCGTTTTCTGGTGATCTTCACACTTATTTCTACACTCAAACACTGGATCACTTCAACTACAAGCCTGAAAGCTATGCTACTTTTCAGCAAAGATATGTGATCAATTACAAGTATTGGGGCGGAGGCGCTGTTACTGCTCCCATTTTTGTCTGTCTTGGAGCTGAGCAGGCTTTGGAAACTGATCTTCAAACCATTGGTTTCCTCGATGATAATGCTGCCCGCTTCAATGCTCTCATTGTATACATTGAG CATCGTTACTATGGAGAATCATTACCATTCGGCTCAAGGGAAGAAGCCTTTAGAAACGCATACAGAATGGGGTATTTAAACTCAGCCCAAGCTTTAGCAGATTACGCAGAAATCATGGCGGATATCAAGAACAATCTTCAAGCTTCACATTCTCCGGTGATTGTCATCGGAGCATCCTACGGGGGAA TGCTGGCTTCATGGTTTCGGCTGAAGTACCCTCATCTGGCATTGGGAGCTTTGGCCTCATCCGCACCTGTTCTTTACTTTGATAATATTACACCAAGTGACGCTTTCTATTCAATCATCACTAAGTCCTTTAGA GAAACGAGCGAGAGCTGCTACCAAACTATACGAAGATCATGGTCTGTAATAGATTCATATGCTTCCCAACCCTGGGGTCTTTCTGTCCTCAGCTCCAAATTCAGAACTTGCta TCCGTTGAACAGTGCTTCAGAGCTCAAAAAGGAGTTAGAGTCGATTTACGTGGTAGCAAGTCAATTTAATCAGCCAGCGTATCTAGTCAACCGGGTATGTGCAGCCATCGACGAAACTCAAACTGACGATATTCTTTTCAAGATCTTTGCCGCCGTTGTCGCTTTTAATGGGAATAACCGTTGCTATATTAATCCACCAACCCCTGAATCCCAAACAGTTACCGGATGGAAATGGCAG aCATGCAGTGAAATGGTGATACCCATCGGCGTGGGCGAAAACACTATGTTCCAACCTAACCCCTTTGATTTGAACACATTTATAAATGATTGCATTGGAACGTATGGCGTTGCTCCTCGCCCTCATTGGATCACTTCTTATTATGGTGGCAAT GATTTTAACTTCATTCTCCAGAAGTTTGGTAGCAACATCATTTTTTCAAATGGGTTGCGAGATCCTTTCAGTGCGGGCgg GGTGTTGGAACATATTTCAAAAAGCATTCGAGCCGTAACTACAACTTATG GATCTCACTGCTTAGATTTATTTCCAAAAAGTGATAATGATCCAGAGTGGTTAACCAAGCAACGGAACATAGAACTGCGTATTATCAAGGGATGGTTGGTAACGTACTATGCTGACCTTAAAGCATTCCAAAAAGGATAA